The sequence below is a genomic window from Streptomyces sudanensis.
CTGGACGGGCGGGCCGCGCTGTACGCGCCGGACGGCGCCGAGTACGCGGCGGCCGGGCGGGCGCTGACCCCGCGGGAGGCGGCGGCGCTGGACCGGCTGGTCGCGGTGGTCGCCCNGGGAGGGGCGGCGCCCGTCGTCGGCGACGGACACGGTGGCGGACGCGGCGGACGCGGCGGGCGCCGCCCCTCCCGGGACGGAAGCGGCGTTAACGCTNNNNNTANTACAAATATAACGCATCCGCCGCTCCCTCAATCTTCAAGTTGCTAGATATNACCGGTGCCGGTGCCNCCGCCGGTGCCGGTGNCCCCGCCGGTGCCGGTGCCCCCGCCGGTGCCGGTGCCCCCGGCCGCTCCCCCGGCGTGCGGCTCGTCGCGTACGGCCTGGGCACCGGGCGGGAGGGCCTGGCGCTGGGCCTGGCCGCGGCCCGGTACGGGGAGGCCGACCAGCGGATCGCCGAGACCGCGATGGTGCTGCTGTCCCTGCTGACCGCGCCCCACCAGGGCGCCGACGAGGCCGCCCGGTCCGCCGCGCTGGTACGGCTCCTGCTGGGCGCCCGCCCCGAGGACGTGGCGCCGCTGCTGGGCGGGGCGCCCTGGACGGTGGTCCACGCGCGCGGAGGCGGGGGGCAGGCCCCGCCCGCGCTGGGCACCCCGCTGGTGGACGCCGGGGAGGGCATCGTACGGGCCCTGCTCCCGGCCGGGCGGGACGTGGTGCCGCAGCCGGGCTGGACGCTCGGGGTGAGCGCCCCGGCCGGGCCCGGGGAACTGGCCGCCGCCGACGCGCAGGCGGCCCGCGCCCTGCGCCGCGCCGAGGCCGCGGGCGCGGGCCTGGTCCGGCACCGCGCGGGCGGCCTGGACGCGCTGGTGGACCCGGCGGAGGCGGACGCGCACGCCCGCGCCCTGCTGGGCCCGCTGTCGGACAGCCCCGCGCTGCTGGAGACCCTGCGGATGTGGCTGTCCCTGCACGGCGGCTGGGACCGTACGGCAGCCGCGCTGGGCGTGCACCGCAACACGGTCCGCCAGCGGATCGCCCGCTGCGCGGCGCTGCTGGACGCGGACCTGGAGGACGCCGGGACGCGGATGGAGCTGTGGTTCGCGCTGCGCCGCCTGTGACGGCGGGACCGCCCCGGGGCCCGTCCACGGTGGCCCGTCCGCAGGGCGGCCCGTCCGGGCCGCCGGGAGTCGCGGCGGCTCCGCACCGGCCCCTCGGTGGCCCCCGGCCGGTCCGGACGGGCGCCCGGACGTCGCGGGCCGCTCCCCCGGCCGGTCCGGGCAGGTGCCCGGACGTCGCGGGCGGCTCGCTTCCGGTGTCGTCGGCCGGGCGGAAGACGTGTGCCCCCGCCGTCGGGTCCGGTGGACGACGGCAGGGGCGTGCGGGTCGCCGCGGCGGGGGCCGCGGCGTGGGGGCTCAGGCTCCGCCCGTCCGGTCTTCTTCGCGGTTCCCCTCCCTCAGCCGTGCGTTCTCCCGCTCCAGTTCGGCTATGCGGGCGCGTATGGGGCCGAGCGCCTCCTCCAGTTCGGCCGCGGTGTACCGGGGCTCGATGTGCTGGGGGCAGTTCCAGTCGTACGCCTCGACGTCGATGAGGACGATCCTCTCGACCGCGGCCCGGTAGCCGCCCGGCAGCAGCGCGCCGGCCGCCTCCGGCCACTCCTCCACTCCCGCCGTGCGGGCCCGGCCCAGGATCTTCAGCCGGCTCCTGGACGGGTAGTCCATGAGCAGCAGGGCCACCCTGTCGTCGGTGTCGAGGTTCCCCGTGGTGATGTACTGCTTGTTCCCCCGGTAGTCGGCGAAGGCCAGGGTCTTCTCGTCGAGGGCCTGCAGGAAGCCGGGCGGTCCCCCGCGGTGCTGGACGTAGGGCCAGCCGGTCGAGCTGGTGCTGGCCAGGTAGAAGCTGGTGCGGGTGGCGGCGAACCCCGCCTCGTCCCGGGTGAGCCGGTCGGCGCGGGCGGGTCCCGCGGTCATGTGCTCGTAGTTGCGGCGGCTGCCGTGCCGCTCCTGGTGCTCCCGGACGGCGGGGGTGAACAGCAGTTGGCCGTATCGGCTGGTCATCGGTATCGGCCTACCACCAGTAGGTGGGGTAGCGGGCGGTCCTGCCGCTGCGGCCGGCGACGATGCCGGTGGCGACCAGGACCAGCGTGGCCAGTGCCAGGAGGAGCAGGAAGCCGACCGGCGACGGCTTGCCGAGTACGACGATCACCGCGGTCGCGGCGGCGGGCGAGTGCGGCGCCCGGGCGAGGGCCATCGCGCCGATGGCGAGGCCGCCGGCGATCGCGGCGGTCCACACCGAGCTGCCGCCCACGGCCAGGACGGCGAAGCCGACGACGGCGGAGACGAGCTGGCCGCCGATGACGCTGCGCGGCTGGGCGAGCGGAAGGGCCGGGGCGGCGAAGACGAGGGCGGCGCTGGCGGCGAGCGGCGGGATGAGCACGGTCTGGTCGATCAGCACGCCGATGGCGGCCAGGACGGCCAGCGCCACCACGCCGCCGACGGTGGCGACGGAGATGGCCGCCGGTGTCGCGCGGGCCGGTGCCTTGCCGGCCAGCGCCGCGGCGAAGCGCTGCGGCAGCGTGAGCGCGGTCACCTGGGAATCGGACACGGGGGTTCCTTCCACTGAGACGTTACTAATGGATGTGAGAATAGAGCAAGCATTAGTAGCGCGCTGTGGTTTCACGGGACGGCAGGGCAGGATGGGGCGATGGACGACAGGAAGAACCAGCAGCCGGGCCGGCCTTCCGTCGAGCTGCCGCCGCTGACCGGCGAGCCCCTGCCGCTGGAGCTGGTGAACACCACCTACATCAGGGGCGGGCTGCGCGGTCACGTGGTGGACGCGCTCGCCGCGCCCGGCGGCCTCGACCGGTGGCTCGCCGCCCACCGGCAGCAGTTCGGCCCCCCGGTGGCGCAGGCCCTGGCGCACGCGGGGCCGACCGGCCCGGCCCACCTGGAGGCGTTCCTGGAGCTCCGGCACGCGCTGCGGGAGCTGGCGGCCGCCCGGACCTCGGGCCGGGCGCCGGAGCCGGCGCACATCGCGGCGGTGAACGCGGCGGCCCGGCTGGCCGCCCGGTGGTGGGAGCTCGGGCCGTCCTTCGAGGCCGTCGCGCGGTCGCCGGAGGGCGATCCCGTCCGCGGGGCGCTCGGCGAGGTGGGCGCGGCGGCGGTGGCGCTGTTCTCCGGGGAGCAGGCGGAGCGGCTGCGGGCCTGCGCCGCTCCCGGCTGCATCCTGTACTTCGTCCGGACGCACACCCGCCGCGAGTGGTGCACGGCCGGCTGCGGGAACCGGGTGCGGGTCGCCCGGCACAGCCGCCGCGCCCAGGAGGGCGGCCGGAAGTCGCCCTCGGCGTGACGCCGCCGGTCCGCCGGTCCCGCCCGCAGTTCCGGTCCGCGGGTCCCGTCCGCCGGTCCCGGGCGGAGGTCCCGGGGCCGGGGCGCCGGTCCTGGGGCGCCCGCCTCGGGGCNGCCGGGGCTCGGGGCCGGGACCCGGGCCGGATCCGGGGCCGGGGAAAGCGCGGGCGCGCCGGCCCGCGGGATCGGTGTCCGCGGGCCGGCGCGCCGGGGGTGCCGCCGTGGCGTGGGTCAGTTCAGGATGGTGGCGGCGACGTGGTCGGAGACCTGGTAGCCCATGGTGAGGGCGGCCTGGTTGTCCCACTCGAAGTGCACGCCGATGTACTTGCGGCTGTCGGCCTTCTCCTTGGCGGCGGCGCTCAGGCTGGTGAAGGAGCGCGTGACGCCCTTGGCCAGCGGGTCGTCGGTGCCACCGGTGAAGGACAGGTTGTCGGTGCCGAAGTAGTGGCGGACGATGCCCGCCCAGGCGGCGGCGATGCCGGAGTGGCCGGAGACGTACGTCGGGAAGTTCGGGCTGAAGCTGTTGCCCGCCAGGTCCTGCTCCTGCGGGCGCCAGGTCGGGTCGGCGACGATGCCCGGGTTGGGCACCTCACCGGCGCGCGTGATGGCGTCCGCGGGACGCCAGACGTCCCAGTTCGTCAGGTACTTGGAGTCCCACACGGCGATCGCGGCGTCCGCGAGGGCCACCGAGGTCAGGCCGAAGAGCTTGGCGCTCTCGAAGGAGGTGCCGTTCGGCCGGTACTTGCGGAAGATGTCCACGGTGTGCGCGTACTGCTGGCCGATCGGCTTGTACGTGCCGTCGATGTCGTTGGCCCAGAAGTGCGCGATCTGCGTCTGCTCGGCGGTGCGCTCCGTGGAGTCCCTGCCGCCGATCCGCTTGATCTCGTTGACCTGCTGCGCGTACTCGGGGCTCGACAGGAGCGCCTGGGGGCTGGAGAAGCCGCCGATGGTACCGGGCCGGAACTGCGAGCCGGAGGTCAGGGCGAAGGGCTTGACCTTGCCCCAGTTGGGGGCGCCGGCGGGCTTGCCCTCGGCGGGGCGCCAGTGGCCGGGGCCCTCGGTGGCCACGTACGGGGTGGCGTCGGCCGAACCGTCGTTGGCGCGGGCGGCGATGATCGCCTGCGCGGTCCTGATGCCGAGGTCGCGGCCGTAGGCGCGCTCCGTGCTGCTGGCGCTGTTGGGCATGGACAGCGCCGTCTTGAGCTTCAGGTCGAGGTCGGCGACCGGGTAGGACGGGAAGGCGTCCCGGAGCGCGGTGTAGGCCGCGTAGTCGATCGCCGTGTTGAGCGCGGCGTGGCGGCCGGCGGCGGTCGCGTCCTTGGTCAGGTACGGCTTGCCGATGGTGCGGATGGAGTTGACGGCGTCGTAGATGGCCAGGTCCATCATCGCCCCGCCGCGGCCGAGCGGGCCCGGGGTGCCGCCCCTGTGCCGGAACAGGTCCATCAGCGCGGTGTTCCAGTACAGGACGTGGTCGTTGGAGCCCCGTGCGTGGTTGAGGGAGATGTAGTCCGGGGACGGTGCCTCCTCGGCGACCGCGGACTGGGCGGGCGCCAGCGTGGCGACGGAGGCCAGGGCCACGGCGGCCACGGCGTATCTCAGCCCTGCGCTGCCCTGACGTGCTGTGCGGAACATGTGGTGATCCCTGTCTGTCGGGAGCCCCGGCGTCACTCGATGACAGGAGTGGTGCCA
It includes:
- a CDS encoding CGNR zinc finger domain-containing protein translates to MDDRKNQQPGRPSVELPPLTGEPLPLELVNTTYIRGGLRGHVVDALAAPGGLDRWLAAHRQQFGPPVAQALAHAGPTGPAHLEAFLELRHALRELAAARTSGRAPEPAHIAAVNAAARLAARWWELGPSFEAVARSPEGDPVRGALGEVGAAAVALFSGEQAERLRACAAPGCILYFVRTHTRREWCTAGCGNRVRVARHSRRAQEGGRKSPSA
- a CDS encoding vanadium-dependent haloperoxidase; the protein is MFRTARQGSAGLRYAVAAVALASVATLAPAQSAVAEEAPSPDYISLNHARGSNDHVLYWNTALMDLFRHRGGTPGPLGRGGAMMDLAIYDAVNSIRTIGKPYLTKDATAAGRHAALNTAIDYAAYTALRDAFPSYPVADLDLKLKTALSMPNSASSTERAYGRDLGIRTAQAIIAARANDGSADATPYVATEGPGHWRPAEGKPAGAPNWGKVKPFALTSGSQFRPGTIGGFSSPQALLSSPEYAQQVNEIKRIGGRDSTERTAEQTQIAHFWANDIDGTYKPIGQQYAHTVDIFRKYRPNGTSFESAKLFGLTSVALADAAIAVWDSKYLTNWDVWRPADAITRAGEVPNPGIVADPTWRPQEQDLAGNSFSPNFPTYVSGHSGIAAAWAGIVRHYFGTDNLSFTGGTDDPLAKGVTRSFTSLSAAAKEKADSRKYIGVHFEWDNQAALTMGYQVSDHVAATILN
- a CDS encoding pyridoxamine 5'-phosphate oxidase family protein, which translates into the protein MTSRYGQLLFTPAVREHQERHGSRRNYEHMTAGPARADRLTRDEAGFAATRTSFYLASTSSTGWPYVQHRGGPPGFLQALDEKTLAFADYRGNKQYITTGNLDTDDRVALLLMDYPSRSRLKILGRARTAGVEEWPEAAGALLPGGYRAAVERIVLIDVEAYDWNCPQHIEPRYTAAELEEALGPIRARIAELERENARLREGNREEDRTGGA
- a CDS encoding HPP family protein, which codes for MSDSQVTALTLPQRFAAALAGKAPARATPAAISVATVGGVVALAVLAAIGVLIDQTVLIPPLAASAALVFAAPALPLAQPRSVIGGQLVSAVVGFAVLAVGGSSVWTAAIAGGLAIGAMALARAPHSPAAATAVIVVLGKPSPVGFLLLLALATLVLVATGIVAGRSGRTARYPTYWW